A genomic region of Nitrospirota bacterium contains the following coding sequences:
- a CDS encoding hydrogenase iron-sulfur subunit, with protein MEKKFCVYICKGCGIKEAMDVEKVAGAAKKVQNFKFHDVLCSPEGIQLIKDDMAKDGINTLVIAACSPRVKAAEFTFPGALVERVNIREFVAWTMEPNTDETNDAAYDYISMGIVKAQKSELSEPNILPDLNNTILVIGGGIAGMAAALSAAGAGQQVVLVEKDAQLGGIANKLYKKIPTGSYINKPLIVDTDIAKTVGEVESNPNIKVYKSTTVSKTDGQPGLYDVTLSNGETMKIGAIVMASGWTPYDANKLDYLGYGRMKNVVTNFELEEIAKKNNGKLLRPSDGKPALKVAFIQCAGQRDPNHLPYCSSMCCATSLKQAQYVRQNEDALAMIFYKDIRTPGRTELYYKEAQNNPGVMLTKADVTGVSEAVNGNMFVEMENTLFGTKTGEKVKIEADLVVLATGLVPTSRGPQEYADGLTAAATGGDEAKKNYLEQTPKPDYILNLGYRQGPEIPTLDGASGFADSNFICFQYETRRTGIYAAGGVHQPMNMAEAQEDGAGAAFKAIQVLDHVARGVAVHPRSWDTTYPDPMIIKCTACKRCTEECPFGAIDEDEKGIPKYNLNRCRRCGTCMGACPERIVSFKDYSVDIVGSMLKAVDYSDDEDKPTIICLVCENDSYPALDTAAIAGKKIDPAFRFISMRCLGGMNLVWVADALSKGADGMLLLGCKFGENYQCHFIKGSELANTRFSKVSETLNRLQLESERVQLMQVAINEYDKLPDMLNEFAARIREIGPNPFRTM; from the coding sequence ATGGAGAAGAAATTCTGCGTATATATCTGCAAAGGGTGCGGCATCAAGGAGGCGATGGACGTCGAGAAGGTCGCCGGCGCAGCCAAGAAGGTGCAAAACTTCAAATTCCACGATGTTCTCTGCAGCCCTGAAGGCATACAGCTGATCAAGGATGATATGGCGAAGGACGGCATAAACACGCTGGTCATCGCCGCCTGTTCTCCCCGCGTAAAGGCCGCGGAGTTCACGTTCCCCGGCGCCCTGGTAGAGCGGGTCAACATCCGCGAATTCGTTGCCTGGACCATGGAGCCGAACACGGACGAAACAAACGATGCCGCCTACGATTACATCAGCATGGGCATTGTGAAGGCGCAGAAGTCCGAACTGTCGGAGCCGAACATCCTTCCGGACCTGAATAATACGATTCTCGTGATCGGCGGCGGTATTGCCGGCATGGCTGCGGCGCTTTCCGCTGCGGGCGCGGGCCAGCAGGTGGTCCTTGTCGAGAAGGACGCCCAACTTGGCGGCATCGCGAACAAACTGTATAAGAAGATCCCGACCGGTTCCTATATCAACAAACCGCTGATCGTCGATACCGACATTGCCAAGACCGTTGGTGAGGTTGAAAGCAACCCGAATATCAAGGTCTACAAGTCAACGACGGTCTCCAAGACGGATGGACAACCCGGCCTGTATGACGTGACGCTCTCGAATGGCGAGACCATGAAGATCGGGGCCATTGTCATGGCATCGGGCTGGACGCCGTATGATGCGAACAAGCTCGATTACCTCGGCTACGGCAGGATGAAGAACGTGGTCACGAACTTCGAGCTCGAAGAGATCGCAAAGAAGAATAACGGCAAGCTGCTCCGTCCGTCCGACGGCAAGCCCGCCTTGAAGGTGGCCTTTATCCAGTGCGCGGGACAACGCGATCCGAACCATCTTCCCTATTGCTCATCCATGTGTTGCGCAACGTCGTTGAAGCAGGCACAGTATGTGCGCCAGAATGAAGATGCCCTTGCCATGATCTTCTACAAGGACATCCGGACCCCGGGCAGGACCGAACTCTACTATAAAGAAGCACAGAACAATCCGGGCGTGATGCTCACGAAGGCCGATGTGACCGGCGTTTCCGAAGCCGTGAACGGCAACATGTTCGTTGAGATGGAGAACACGCTCTTTGGGACCAAGACCGGCGAGAAGGTGAAAATCGAGGCGGACCTTGTGGTCCTGGCCACGGGCCTGGTGCCGACCTCGCGCGGTCCCCAGGAATATGCCGACGGTCTGACCGCCGCGGCAACCGGCGGAGACGAAGCGAAAAAGAACTACCTCGAGCAGACACCGAAGCCGGATTACATCCTGAACCTCGGATACCGTCAGGGGCCTGAAATCCCGACCCTCGATGGCGCATCCGGCTTTGCGGATTCGAACTTCATCTGCTTCCAGTATGAGACCCGGCGGACCGGTATCTACGCTGCCGGCGGCGTTCACCAGCCCATGAACATGGCAGAGGCGCAGGAGGACGGGGCCGGAGCGGCGTTCAAGGCCATACAGGTCCTCGACCACGTGGCGCGGGGCGTTGCTGTCCATCCGCGCAGCTGGGATACCACCTATCCCGACCCGATGATCATCAAGTGCACTGCCTGCAAGCGGTGCACGGAAGAGTGCCCCTTCGGCGCTATCGACGAGGATGAGAAGGGCATTCCAAAATACAATCTCAACCGATGCCGGCGCTGCGGCACCTGCATGGGCGCCTGCCCCGAGCGCATCGTGTCCTTTAAGGATTACAGTGTCGATATCGTAGGTTCCATGCTCAAGGCTGTAGATTACTCCGATGATGAGGACAAGCCGACGATCATCTGCCTGGTCTGCGAGAACGACTCCTACCCGGCGCTCGACACAGCGGCTATTGCCGGAAAGAAGATCGATCCGGCATTCCGGTTCATTTCCATGCGGTGCCTGGGCGGCATGAACCTGGTGTGGGTCGCCGACGCGCTGTCCAAGGGCGCCGACGGTATGCTGCTTCTCGGTTGCAAGTTCGGCGAGAACTATCAGTGCCACTTCATCAAGGGCAGTGAGCTGGCGAACACCCGCTTCAGCAAGGTGAGCGAGACCCTGAACCGGCTGCAGCTCGAGTCCGAGCGCGTCCAGCTCATGCAGGTGGCCATCAACGAGTATGATAAACTGCCGGACATGCTCAATGAGTTTGCTGCCAGGATAAGAGAGATCGGACCGAATCCGTTCAGGACCATGTAG
- the qmoC gene encoding quinone-interacting membrane-bound oxidoreductase complex subunit QmoC, whose protein sequence is MSEATVIKPDLAFVNEIIKGGGESLKKCYQCATCSVVCNVTPEGNPFPRKEMVLAQWGQKDKLITSADVWLCHQCSDCTAYCPRGAKPGEVLNAIRKQSIKHVAMIPFFAKIATDPKLIWLLFAIPMALFYIIMPYKNIGDIPRADGEMAYHMFMPVFPQIDVTFTLTAIFAALSAFVGIKRLWSGMQAQAGGIKSSGSLVGDIITSLTTILAHSKFADCNVNKLRQWGHMLLFYSFAGLTLTTMWAVAYLYGNELFGIQAFGPFHFGESPYPMSDPVKILALISSIAFAAGFIIILINRFAQAGKAGIGSYFDWIFLLIVFGVGTTGMLSWALRLADMNVGYIVYYFHLVFIWSLFAYAPYSKFAHLFYRTTAMVFSLRSGRDRK, encoded by the coding sequence ATGTCAGAGGCAACAGTCATTAAACCGGATTTGGCGTTCGTGAACGAGATCATCAAGGGCGGCGGCGAGTCCCTGAAGAAGTGCTACCAGTGCGCCACCTGCTCGGTGGTCTGCAACGTCACACCGGAAGGGAACCCCTTCCCGCGCAAAGAGATGGTCCTGGCCCAATGGGGCCAGAAGGACAAGCTCATTACGAGCGCCGATGTGTGGCTGTGCCACCAGTGCAGCGACTGCACGGCCTATTGCCCGCGCGGCGCAAAGCCCGGCGAGGTCCTGAACGCTATCCGTAAACAGAGCATCAAGCACGTGGCGATGATACCCTTCTTTGCGAAGATTGCGACGGACCCCAAGCTCATCTGGCTCTTGTTCGCGATACCAATGGCGCTTTTCTATATCATCATGCCGTATAAGAACATCGGCGATATCCCGCGCGCGGACGGCGAGATGGCCTATCATATGTTCATGCCGGTATTTCCCCAGATTGACGTTACCTTTACCTTGACGGCGATCTTCGCGGCGTTATCGGCTTTTGTGGGCATCAAGCGGCTCTGGAGCGGGATGCAGGCCCAGGCAGGGGGGATTAAGTCAAGCGGCAGCCTCGTGGGAGACATTATCACCTCCCTCACCACCATCCTCGCACATTCGAAGTTCGCCGACTGCAACGTGAACAAGCTCAGGCAGTGGGGCCATATGCTTCTCTTTTACTCATTCGCGGGGCTCACCCTCACGACGATGTGGGCAGTGGCCTATCTCTACGGCAATGAGTTGTTCGGCATTCAGGCATTCGGGCCCTTTCATTTTGGGGAATCGCCGTATCCGATGAGCGATCCCGTGAAAATTCTTGCCCTTATCAGCTCGATCGCGTTCGCGGCGGGTTTCATCATTATCCTCATAAACCGGTTTGCACAGGCCGGCAAGGCGGGTATCGGTTCCTATTTTGACTGGATCTTTCTTTTGATCGTGTTCGGTGTCGGCACCACCGGGATGCTCTCCTGGGCGCTCCGGTTGGCTGATATGAATGTCGGGTATATTGTATATTATTTCCATCTCGTGTTTATCTGGTCGTTGTTTGCCTACGCGCCGTACTCGAAGTTCGCGCACCTCTTCTATCGCACGACCGCGATGGTGTTCTCTCTTCGTTCCGGGCGCGATAGAAAGTAA
- a CDS encoding CBS domain-containing protein produces the protein MQVKELLSIKGLECFSITSERSLLDAAKQMAECNIGALLVMDRGTLVGIVTERDIVKNAARDKVLCKDVIIKTVMSTNLLVVKPGDDLDYVMAIMIQNNIRHTPVMEESGLVGLLSMRDVVRVLVKNLKAENIYLKDMIGGKFEV, from the coding sequence ATGCAGGTTAAAGAGCTGTTAAGCATCAAAGGACTGGAGTGCTTCAGCATCACGAGCGAACGGTCGCTGCTCGACGCGGCAAAGCAGATGGCGGAGTGCAACATCGGAGCGCTGCTGGTCATGGACCGGGGGACACTTGTCGGCATTGTCACGGAACGCGACATTGTGAAGAACGCGGCCAGGGACAAGGTCCTGTGCAAGGACGTGATCATCAAAACCGTCATGAGCACGAACCTCCTCGTGGTCAAACCCGGCGATGATCTGGACTACGTGATGGCGATCATGATCCAGAACAATATCCGCCATACCCCGGTCATGGAAGAGAGCGGTCTGGTGGGGCTCCTGTCCATGCGGGACGTGGTCCGGGTGCTGGTCAAGAATTTGAAAGCGGAGAATATATATCTGAAAGATATGATCGGCGGCAAGTTCGAGGTGTAA
- a CDS encoding sodium-translocating pyrophosphatase gives MSNTILFALVCGVAGVIYGIMTAIWVNKQDAGNQKMIEISNAVKEGANAFLAREYKTVAMVAAVLVLVLFFVPALGKWAALGFIIGTVGSALAGFIGMWVSLRANVRTAAAASKGLQAALSLAFKGGSVTGIMVVGLGIIGLAGFYLIAKTYAPAEQVSTALIGLGFGCSLMSVFARIAGGIYTKAADVGADLVGKVEKNIPEDDPRNPAVIADNVGDNVGDCAGMAADLYETYTVTLVAAMLLAKTVFGADSPWIEFPLMLGAVSIIASIVGTYFVRLGKNNYIMGALYKGLAVAGVIAAIAFYFVAKSFIADLGPNAGVFTANTVFFISLIGLALTGLIVWITEYFTAKEYPPVQHIAQASLTGHGTNVIAGLAVSMKSTSAPVLVIVASILGAYWLGGGFSGEANAASGGIFAIALAAVSMLSMTGIVVAIDSYGPITDNAGGVAEMAHLPKEIRDITDPLDAVGNTTKAVTKGYAIGSAALAALVLFSEYSRSFGTTVLFDLSNPMVLCGLFIGGLLPYYFGALLMESVAKAAGGVVEEVRRQFREIKGIMEGTGKPEYGKCVDIVTKSAIHEMMLPALLPVVVPVVVGLFLGKEALGGVLIGAIVTGLFQAIAMTSGGGAWDNAKKSFEDGVTDSKGVVHKKGSEGHKASVTGDTVGDPYKDTAGPAINPMIKVINIVALLIVPLIK, from the coding sequence ATGAGTAACACGATTTTATTTGCCCTCGTATGCGGCGTGGCTGGTGTCATCTACGGCATCATGACCGCGATCTGGGTGAACAAGCAGGATGCAGGCAATCAGAAAATGATCGAAATTTCCAACGCAGTGAAGGAAGGCGCTAATGCGTTTCTGGCGCGCGAATACAAGACAGTAGCAATGGTCGCAGCGGTTCTGGTGCTTGTCCTGTTCTTCGTTCCCGCACTCGGGAAGTGGGCAGCCCTCGGATTTATCATCGGGACGGTAGGTTCCGCCCTCGCCGGGTTCATCGGCATGTGGGTGTCGCTCCGTGCCAACGTGCGTACCGCAGCGGCAGCGAGCAAAGGCCTTCAGGCTGCGCTCAGTCTCGCGTTCAAGGGCGGCTCCGTGACCGGCATCATGGTCGTGGGCCTCGGCATCATCGGCCTTGCCGGTTTTTACCTCATCGCCAAGACCTATGCTCCGGCTGAGCAGGTTTCCACCGCTCTCATCGGGCTCGGCTTCGGCTGCTCCCTCATGAGCGTGTTCGCCCGTATCGCGGGCGGCATCTACACCAAGGCCGCTGACGTGGGCGCCGACCTCGTGGGTAAGGTTGAGAAGAACATCCCCGAAGACGATCCCCGCAACCCGGCCGTGATCGCCGACAACGTGGGCGACAACGTCGGCGACTGTGCCGGTATGGCCGCCGACCTGTATGAGACCTACACGGTGACCCTCGTGGCCGCCATGCTGCTCGCCAAGACCGTGTTCGGCGCGGACAGCCCCTGGATCGAGTTCCCGCTTATGCTCGGCGCTGTTTCGATCATTGCTTCCATCGTAGGCACCTACTTCGTCAGACTTGGCAAGAACAACTACATCATGGGAGCCCTCTATAAGGGATTGGCCGTTGCAGGCGTTATCGCGGCAATAGCGTTCTATTTTGTGGCCAAAAGCTTTATCGCCGACCTCGGCCCGAATGCCGGCGTCTTTACGGCGAACACCGTGTTCTTCATCTCCCTCATCGGTCTTGCCCTTACCGGCCTGATCGTCTGGATCACCGAGTATTTCACTGCTAAAGAGTATCCCCCGGTGCAGCACATTGCACAGGCGAGCCTCACCGGCCACGGCACGAACGTGATTGCCGGACTCGCAGTCAGCATGAAGTCCACCTCAGCGCCGGTGCTCGTGATCGTGGCCTCGATCCTCGGCGCTTACTGGCTTGGCGGCGGATTCTCCGGTGAAGCGAACGCAGCCTCCGGCGGCATCTTTGCAATCGCGCTGGCAGCCGTGTCCATGCTCTCCATGACCGGTATCGTCGTGGCGATCGACTCCTACGGCCCGATCACGGACAACGCGGGCGGTGTCGCTGAAATGGCCCACCTTCCGAAAGAGATCCGCGACATCACGGATCCCCTCGATGCAGTCGGCAATACCACCAAGGCAGTAACCAAGGGCTATGCCATCGGATCCGCGGCCCTTGCCGCTTTGGTGCTGTTCTCGGAATATTCACGCTCCTTCGGCACCACGGTCCTGTTCGACCTTTCGAACCCCATGGTTCTTTGCGGCCTGTTCATCGGCGGCCTGCTCCCCTACTACTTCGGCGCGCTCCTTATGGAGTCCGTGGCTAAGGCGGCAGGCGGTGTGGTGGAGGAAGTTCGCAGACAGTTCCGCGAGATCAAAGGAATTATGGAAGGCACCGGCAAGCCGGAATACGGCAAGTGCGTTGACATCGTGACCAAGAGCGCCATCCATGAGATGATGCTCCCGGCGCTCCTTCCGGTGGTCGTACCGGTCGTGGTGGGCCTCTTCCTGGGCAAGGAAGCCCTCGGCGGCGTGCTCATCGGCGCCATTGTGACCGGCCTGTTCCAGGCCATTGCCATGACCTCCGGCGGCGGCGCATGGGACAATGCCAAGAAGTCCTTCGAGGACGGCGTCACGGACAGCAAGGGCGTTGTGCACAAAAAGGGCAGCGAAGGACACAAAGCCTCGGTGACGGGCGATACGGTCGGCGATCCTTACAAGGACACCGCAGGACCGGCCATCAACCCGATGATCAAGGTCATCAACATCGTCGCTCTTCTCATTGTACCGTTGATAAAGTAA
- a CDS encoding TIGR00295 family protein translates to MREAEVLITAGCSRDVVEHCLAVSATAVSLVVRVKAALDRELVRQGGLFHDIGRARTHGIDHAVAGVEIARELGFSEQLALIIERHIGAGITAAEAARLGLPQKDYLPLTMEEKLVSYADNLTSGVREMPFYEALDRFKNILGSDHEGVELFIKQHYEIQGWMK, encoded by the coding sequence ATGCGGGAGGCTGAGGTTTTAATCACTGCTGGTTGCTCCAGGGATGTCGTGGAGCACTGTCTTGCCGTTTCCGCGACAGCGGTTTCCCTTGTCGTACGTGTCAAGGCTGCCCTTGACCGGGAACTGGTCAGACAAGGCGGTCTATTCCATGACATCGGCAGGGCCAGGACTCACGGCATCGACCACGCTGTGGCAGGGGTCGAAATCGCGCGCGAGCTTGGTTTTTCAGAGCAGCTCGCGCTGATCATTGAGCGGCACATCGGCGCAGGCATTACCGCAGCTGAAGCTGCGCGGCTCGGACTTCCTCAAAAAGATTATTTACCGTTGACAATGGAAGAGAAGCTCGTCTCTTATGCCGATAATCTGACCAGCGGTGTACGCGAGATGCCGTTTTACGAAGCGCTCGACAGGTTCAAGAATATTCTGGGGTCTGACCACGAAGGTGTTGAGCTTTTCATTAAGCAGCATTACGAGATACAGGGATGGATGAAGTGA
- a CDS encoding YkgJ family cysteine cluster protein, which produces MKNKKDKMKDKMKDIKPDDFDVEPLKKSKSDKVVPIKLTENSRFKFRCHKGVSCFTACCSNINIVLPPYDLLRLRKRLGMTTEDFINQYCTIEILGKTLLPVIILKMGTDEKKSCPFVTPDGCTVYEDRPSNCRYYPLGMATLRKKEVEGGKDEFYFMVKEDHCKGFEENKDWTVAEWRKDQGADRYDDMNRGWMEVLIKKKSFGEKEFPEIKNQMFFMVSTNTDYFREFVFGSSFLETYDIPAERIEKVRTDDEELLKLGFEWLRAAMFAEETLKIRDGVSEARKERTDTVMRKVYGNKEKGQIGDID; this is translated from the coding sequence ATGAAAAATAAAAAAGACAAGATGAAAGATAAGATGAAAGATATTAAGCCGGATGATTTTGACGTCGAACCGTTAAAAAAGAGCAAGAGCGACAAGGTTGTGCCGATCAAGTTGACGGAGAACAGCAGGTTCAAATTCCGCTGTCACAAGGGCGTTTCGTGCTTTACGGCCTGCTGCAGCAATATCAACATTGTTCTGCCGCCCTACGACCTCCTGCGCCTCAGGAAGCGGCTGGGCATGACCACCGAGGATTTTATCAATCAATATTGCACCATCGAGATTTTGGGAAAGACGCTGCTGCCGGTGATAATCCTCAAGATGGGGACCGATGAAAAAAAGAGTTGTCCCTTTGTGACGCCCGACGGTTGCACGGTGTACGAGGACCGGCCGAGCAACTGCCGCTACTATCCCCTGGGCATGGCGACCCTCCGGAAGAAAGAAGTTGAGGGCGGCAAGGACGAGTTCTACTTCATGGTCAAAGAGGACCACTGCAAGGGGTTCGAGGAGAACAAGGACTGGACCGTTGCCGAGTGGCGCAAGGACCAGGGTGCGGACCGCTACGACGACATGAACCGCGGCTGGATGGAGGTCCTTATCAAGAAAAAATCATTCGGCGAGAAGGAGTTCCCCGAGATCAAGAACCAGATGTTCTTCATGGTCAGTACCAATACCGACTATTTCAGGGAGTTTGTTTTCGGAAGCAGTTTTCTCGAGACCTATGATATACCGGCGGAGCGGATTGAGAAGGTTCGTACCGATGATGAGGAGCTCTTGAAGCTTGGATTCGAGTGGCTCCGGGCGGCGATGTTCGCGGAGGAGACGCTCAAGATACGGGACGGGGTTTCCGAGGCGCGCAAGGAGCGGACGGACACGGTGATGAGGAAGGTGTACGGAAATAAGGAGAAGGGGCAGATCGGAGACATCGATTAG
- the guaA gene encoding glutamine-hydrolyzing GMP synthase yields the protein MSDIHSERILILDFGSQYTQLIARRVREAKVYCEIFPFNAGMDKIKSFKPKGLILSGGPSSVYDPGAPLINKAHLELGVPVLGICYGMQLLTHVLGGQVAKSTKREYGKAELNIREDKGLFAGIGKGGTTTVWMSHADRIVTMPDSNWAVAAFTDNSPTAAMVDEKHKFYGVQFHPEVVHTPQGAQILRNFVYTICGCKPTWNMASFVDYSVGEIRKAVGSKQAVCGLSGGVDSSVAAVLVYKAIGKQLTCIFVNNGVLRKDEAEKVQHTFKDMGLNLKYVDASAEFLTKLKGVEDPEKKRKIIGNTFIDVFEREALAVGGAEFLVQGTLYPDVIESVSFKGPSAIIKSHHNVGGLPEKMKLKLVEPLRELFKDEVRAIGREMKMPDDIIDRQPFPGPGLAIRILGEVTEARTSLLREADAIVIEEIKKAGLYKEIWQSFAVLLPVKTVGVMGDERTYENVVAIRAVTSQDGMTADWARIPYDLLGVMSNRIINEVKGVNRVVFDISSKPPSTIEWE from the coding sequence GTGTCGGACATCCATAGTGAACGAATACTGATCCTCGACTTCGGGTCACAGTACACCCAGCTCATCGCCCGCAGGGTGCGCGAAGCGAAGGTCTATTGCGAAATATTCCCGTTCAACGCCGGGATGGATAAGATCAAGTCCTTCAAGCCGAAGGGGCTGATCCTTTCGGGGGGGCCGTCGAGCGTGTATGACCCTGGTGCGCCGCTCATCAACAAGGCGCACCTTGAGCTTGGCGTTCCCGTGCTCGGGATCTGCTACGGCATGCAGTTATTGACCCATGTTCTCGGTGGTCAGGTCGCGAAGTCGACGAAGCGCGAGTACGGGAAGGCAGAACTGAATATTCGCGAGGACAAGGGTTTGTTCGCCGGTATCGGCAAAGGCGGCACGACAACCGTTTGGATGAGTCATGCAGACCGGATTGTGACGATGCCCGACAGCAACTGGGCAGTTGCGGCGTTCACGGACAACTCTCCGACTGCCGCTATGGTGGACGAGAAACATAAGTTCTACGGCGTCCAGTTCCATCCTGAGGTCGTACACACTCCCCAGGGCGCGCAGATCCTCAGGAACTTCGTCTATACCATCTGCGGATGTAAGCCAACCTGGAACATGGCTTCGTTTGTTGACTACTCCGTGGGCGAAATCCGCAAGGCCGTGGGGAGCAAACAGGCGGTCTGCGGTCTGTCCGGCGGTGTGGACTCCTCGGTTGCGGCAGTGCTTGTATACAAGGCCATCGGCAAGCAGCTTACCTGCATTTTCGTGAACAACGGCGTTCTCCGCAAGGACGAAGCTGAAAAAGTGCAGCATACGTTCAAGGACATGGGTCTGAACCTCAAATACGTCGATGCATCAGCGGAATTTCTCACCAAGCTGAAAGGGGTCGAAGACCCGGAGAAGAAGCGGAAGATCATCGGCAATACCTTTATCGATGTGTTCGAGCGGGAAGCGCTGGCAGTCGGCGGGGCCGAGTTCCTGGTCCAGGGCACGCTCTATCCCGATGTGATCGAGAGCGTTTCCTTCAAGGGCCCGTCGGCGATCATCAAGTCCCATCACAATGTGGGCGGTCTGCCGGAGAAGATGAAGCTGAAGCTGGTGGAACCGCTCAGGGAATTGTTCAAGGACGAGGTGCGGGCAATCGGCCGCGAGATGAAGATGCCCGATGATATCATCGACCGTCAGCCTTTCCCGGGACCGGGGCTTGCCATCCGTATCCTCGGTGAGGTGACCGAGGCACGGACCAGCCTTCTGCGCGAGGCTGATGCCATCGTGATAGAGGAGATCAAAAAGGCCGGACTGTACAAGGAGATCTGGCAGTCCTTTGCCGTGCTGCTTCCGGTCAAGACCGTGGGCGTGATGGGCGATGAGCGTACCTATGAGAATGTGGTCGCGATCCGCGCGGTCACGAGCCAGGACGGCATGACCGCTGACTGGGCGAGAATCCCCTATGATCTCCTTGGGGTCATGTCGAACCGCATCATCAATGAAGTGAAGGGCGTGAACCGCGTGGTCTTCGACATCTCGTCCAAGCCGCCGAGCACGATCGAGTGGGAGTAG
- a CDS encoding cation diffusion facilitator family transporter translates to MDRHERFGSAGRVIKIGFWVNAGLMIMKLLAGYFGRSEAVFADGMESAADFIALGSSMIALRIGSRPFDESHPYGHGKAESISAIIVSLIIFSTGGWILFRSIHAVIDGVYEVPAAMAVAAAFLTIITKEALYRYSITAGKKLGSPAILAVAKDHRKDAITSVSTLVGVTGAFFGLTVMDPIAAGITSIFIFYIGYKTFMGAAHELMDGKPDDNCLEDVRKIAEGVAGVEHVHEIRCRRSGQYLIVDLKLDMNPLMTVRESHAIAMAVKKFIFESFASVGDVMIHINPHEDDHQDLIRL, encoded by the coding sequence GTGGATCGGCACGAACGGTTCGGAAGCGCGGGAAGGGTCATTAAGATCGGGTTCTGGGTGAATGCCGGACTGATGATCATGAAACTGCTCGCGGGTTATTTCGGCAGATCGGAAGCGGTCTTTGCCGACGGCATGGAAAGCGCCGCGGACTTCATCGCCCTCGGGTCGAGCATGATCGCCCTGCGCATCGGCAGCCGTCCTTTTGATGAGTCTCATCCCTACGGCCATGGCAAGGCCGAGAGCATTTCCGCCATCATCGTGTCCCTCATCATCTTCTCCACGGGCGGTTGGATCCTTTTCCGGTCCATCCACGCCGTCATTGATGGTGTGTACGAGGTCCCGGCCGCAATGGCAGTGGCCGCCGCCTTCCTCACGATCATCACGAAAGAGGCCCTCTACCGCTACTCCATCACCGCAGGCAAAAAACTCGGCAGCCCGGCGATCCTGGCCGTGGCCAAGGACCACCGGAAGGACGCGATCACGTCGGTGAGCACCCTGGTGGGCGTCACCGGAGCGTTCTTCGGTCTCACCGTGATGGACCCCATTGCCGCGGGGATCACCTCGATCTTCATTTTCTACATCGGCTATAAGACCTTCATGGGCGCGGCCCATGAGCTCATGGACGGAAAACCTGACGACAATTGCCTGGAGGATGTGAGAAAGATCGCAGAAGGAGTGGCGGGCGTCGAGCATGTCCACGAAATTCGCTGCCGCAGATCGGGCCAGTACCTGATCGTGGACCTGAAGCTCGATATGAATCCTTTAATGACCGTGCGCGAGTCCCACGCGATCGCCATGGCCGTGAAGAAGTTTATCTTTGAAAGCTTTGCAAGCGTCGGGGACGTCATGATCCATATCAATCCCCACGAAGATGATCATCAGGACCTGATCCGGCTGTAA
- a CDS encoding ferredoxin:thioredoxin reductase has product MTPDTLYDILSKYAESQGIRLNKDKPFVMDILQGLLTNETRYGYRSCPCRLAGEVKEKDADIICPCVYRDPDIKEFGNCFCGLYVSVEWNEGRIEHRQVPERRPKEKRAT; this is encoded by the coding sequence ATGACGCCGGATACGCTTTACGATATATTGTCAAAATATGCCGAGTCGCAGGGCATTCGCCTGAACAAGGACAAACCGTTCGTCATGGATATTCTGCAAGGATTGCTCACGAACGAGACCCGGTACGGCTACCGTTCCTGTCCCTGCCGTCTTGCCGGGGAGGTAAAGGAGAAGGACGCGGACATTATCTGCCCCTGTGTGTACCGCGATCCCGATATCAAGGAATTCGGAAACTGCTTCTGCGGGCTCTATGTTTCCGTGGAGTGGAACGAGGGCAGGATCGAACACCGTCAGGTCCCGGAGCGGAGACCGAAAGAGAAAAGAGCAACCTAA
- a CDS encoding glutaredoxin family protein has protein sequence MVSKKPKIKLYALSTCSHCMRTKRFFKEHGIDTDIVDVDLLTGAERERIINEVRKLNPDCSFPTICIDDEVIVGFNEEKLRKTLGLQ, from the coding sequence ATGGTATCAAAAAAACCGAAGATAAAATTGTACGCCCTCAGCACCTGTTCGCACTGCATGCGCACCAAGCGCTTTTTTAAAGAACACGGGATCGACACGGATATCGTGGATGTGGACCTCCTGACCGGGGCGGAACGGGAGCGCATCATCAATGAAGTCCGGAAGCTGAACCCCGACTGCAGCTTTCCAACCATCTGCATCGACGATGAGGTGATCGTTGGTTTCAACGAGGAAAAACTGCGCAAAACCTTGGGTCTGCAATGA